The following are encoded together in the Pygocentrus nattereri isolate fPygNat1 chromosome 15, fPygNat1.pri, whole genome shotgun sequence genome:
- the lsg1 gene encoding large subunit GTPase 1 homolog, with protein MGKKKATGLGRALIKERLGAGRTSRRNDTWLHTSELNDGYDWGRLNLQSVTEQSSLDDFLATAELAGTEFIAEKLNIKFVPAEARTGLLTAEEYKRIKKLHEDNRQFLRIPRRPHWDENTSPEVLQQAERDCFLTWRRELARLEEEQKLILTPFERNLDFWRQLWRVIERSDVVVQIVDARNPLLFRCPDLEKYVKEVSSHKVNMLLLNKADLLTREQRRAWARYFQNEGIRAVFWSALAEAKRLDCEERGEDVGENEELSDTEHNEATEISSVGHSRTETSPEESEDDGKHAGEDDEEASTEQIFEDCTSEADWQTCSEASGDEGEEEQCKGSSDCSSFYNSSRLLRKDQLLDMFKSVHSGPRCKEGQLTVGLVGYPNVGKSSTINTIFRNKKVSVSATPGHTKHFQTLFVEPGLCLCDCPGLVMPSFVSTKAEMICSGILPIDQMRDHVPAISLACQTIPRAVLEGTYGINIIRPREDEDPDRTPTSEELLTAYGYMRGFMTAHGQPDQSRSARYVLKDYVSGKLLYCHPPPHINAKDFQPQHLKFAMQDIKGDSGTHAVKPSKVKRIENSVDKNFFHQENVRALTKGVQMVMGYRPGTGPVGQGKVDSEQQVGKPWKKHGNRNKKEKVRRLNKHLDA; from the exons ATGGGCAAGAAGAAGGCCACAGGCCTCGGGAGAGCCCTGATTAAAGAGAGACTGGGCGCAGGCCGGACCAGCAGGAGAAACGATACATGG CTTCATACTAGTGAACTGAATGATGGATATGACTGGGGACGCCTGAATCTTCAGTCTGTCACAGAGCAGAGCTCTTTGGATGATTTCTTGGCCACAGCTGAACTTGCAGGAACTGAATTTATTGCAG AGAAGCTGAACATCAAGTTTGTACCAGCTGAAGCCAGGACTGGTCTACTAACAGCTGAGGAGTACAAAAGAATCAAGAAACTACATGAAGACAATAGGCAGTTTCTTCGTATACCAAGAAG ACCACATTGGGATGAGAATACAAGCCCTGAGGTCCTCCAGCAAGCTGAAAGAGACTGCTTCTTGACATGGAGACGAGAGCTGGCAAG GCTGGAAGAAGAACAGAAATTGATTCTTACCCCTTTTGAGAGGAACCTGGATTTTTGGAGACAGCTCTGGAGAGTCATTGAGAGAAG TGATGTTGTGGTCCAGATTGTTGATGCAAGAAACCCTTTGCTGTTCCGCTGTCCAGATCTA GAGAAATATGTAAAAGAAGTGTCCAGTCACAAGGTGAACATGCTGCTTTTGAACAAAGCGGATCTGCTTACCCGAGAGCAACGACGAGCCTGGGCCAGGTACTTTCAAAATGAAGGCATCAGAGCAGTGTTCTGGTCCGCCCTGGCTGAGGCAAAGAGGCTGGATTGTGAAGAGAGG GGAGAAGATGTGGGTGAAAATGAGGAGCTAAGTGATACAGAACATAACGAGGCCACAGAGATCTCCTCCGTCGGCCATAGTAGAACTGAAACCTCGCCAGAGGAGAGTGAAGATGATGGTAAGCATGCTGGTGAGGATGATGAAGAGGCGAGTACAGAACAGATATTTGAGGACTGTACTTCAGAAGCAGACTGGCAAACATGCTCAGAGGCATCGGGAGATGAAGGGGAGGAAGAGCAGtgtaaaggttcttcagattgctcTTCTTTTTATAACTCAAGCCGTCTGCTGCGCAAAGATCAACTGTTGGACATGTTTAAATCTGTACATTCTGGACCCAGATGCAAGGAGGGACAACTTACAGTAGGACTG GTGGGTTATCCTAATGTTGGTAAAAGCTCCACCATCAACACCATTTTCAGGAATAAGAAAGTCTCTGTGTCAGCTACACCAGGACATACAAAGCACTTTCAG ACTCTGTTTGTTGAACCTGGACTGTGCCTTTGTGACTGCCCTGGCCTGGTCATGCCTTCCTTTGTTTCCACCAAAGCTGAGATGATCTGCAGTGGGATTCTCCCCATCGACCAGATGCGAGACCATGTCCCAGCTATTTCTCTC GCGTGTCAGACAATTCCGCGAGCTGTGCTGGAGGGAACTTATGGCATCAACATTATTAGACCAAGAGAAGATGAGGACCCTGACCGCACACCCACCTCTGAGGAGCTGCTAACAGCTTATGGAT ATATGAGGGGCTTTATGACTGCACACGGCCAGCCAGACCAGTCTAGATCTGCCCGCTATGTTCTGAAAGATTACGTCAGT GGAAAGCTGCTCTATTGTCACCCTCCCCCTCACATCAACGCTAAAGATTTCCAGCCTCAGCACTTGAAGTTTGCGATGCAAGACATTAAGGGTGATTCTGGCACTCATGCTGTCAAGCCTTCCAAAGTCAAACGGATTGAGAACTCTGTTGATAAAAACTTCTTTCATCAG GAGAACGTGCGAGCACTAACCAAAGGAGTCCAGATGGTCATGGGCTACAGGCCTGGCACCGGCCCTGTGGGGCAGGGAAAAGTTGACTCAGAACAGCAAGTTGGAAAGCCCTGGAAAAAGCACGGCAATAGGAACAAGAAGGAGAAAGTAAGAAGACTCAATAAGCACCTGGATGCCTGA
- the tmem44 gene encoding transmembrane protein 44 isoform X1, with product MDKTKFLNALYWWEDVSSCFYTGHSGCISGALGVLSVLSLVLSYCVHLCLSCKLRACNTGSAVASGLYCLIGDLCNAAGSVLSHQLPLQIIMAFLIATLDVFLLISVVFPFCWWHHSKTGRRVRMISRRRRQNSLAVCLLFGMGGYVYLGKVAHHSQPLTSTSLTSRRLLSIFLHDRIELLGYVLGLLSFAISWTSRFPFFLKASRGEMSNLLHVSSRVLSALAGAFYASAILIYDTRLESIVRALPWILSGVCCAILDVAILIISCYRIHYKCHLVRPLDSDAVSLLDRSHMPTSGQHYSKDRKHYLHTRKSSCPKMTERGHYMDFNIQPVRKVCLKEVTITREGSADNQPLKRSVKVVRVDECYSSGSTTDSSSISSELEWDFEESTPQWSSSNRDQQNPEAFPLQECMADQRLKCDRSRFHACFCNSGGLEEQRVTASPDVN from the exons ATGGATAAAACAAAATTCTTAAACGCTCTGTACTGGTGGGAAGACGTCTCCAGCTGCTTTTACACAGGACACAGCGGCTGTATCTCAGGAGCTCTCGGCGTCTTGTCTGTGTTATCACTGGTATTGTCGTACTGCGT ACATTTGTGCCTCAGCTGTAAATTAAGAGCTTGTAATACAGGCAGCGCAGTAGCCAGTGGCCtctactgtttaataggagacCTCTGTAATGCTGCTGGATCAGTTCTCTCTCACCAGTTACCTCTTCAG ATTATAATGGCTTTCTTAATTGCAACATTGGACGTGTTTCTATTAATCTCAGtcgtttttcctttttgttggTGGCACCATTCAAAAACCG GAAGGAGAGTGAGAATGATAAGCAGAAGAAGGAGGCAGAACTCTCTTGCTGTGTGCCTGCTGTTTGGAATGGGAGGATATGTTTACCTTGGCAAAGTTGCACACCACAGCCAGCCACTCACTAGCACATCTCTGACCAGCAGGAGGCTACTGAGCATCTTCCTGCAT GACCGTATTGAACTCCTTGGTTATGTGCTTGGTCTTCTGTCCTTTGCCATCAGCTGGACCTCCAGGTTTCCCTTTTTCCTCAAAGCT AGCAGAGGAGAGATGAGCAATCTACTGCACGTGTCCTCAAGGGTGTTGAGTGCTTTGGCTGGCGCCTTTTATGCTTCTGCCATACTCATTTATGACACACGACTGGAGTCCATTGTCAGAGCCCTGCCATGGATCCTCTCAGGAGTCTGCTGTGCCATTTTGGACGTTGCt ATTCTGATCATCTCTTGTTACAGAATACATTATAAGTGTCACCTTGTTCGGCCTCTAGATTCGGATGCTGTGTCCCTTTTGGACCGATCCCATATGCCTACTTCTGGCCAACATTACTCCAAAGACAGAAAGCACTATCTTCACACACGGAAGAGCAGCTGTCCaaaaatgacagagaggggACATTACATGGATTTTAACATACAGCCTGTTCGAAAG GTGTGTCTGAAAGAGGTAACGATCACTCGGGAGGGCTCTGCAGATAACCAGCCTCTGAAGAGGTCTGTGAAGGTGGTCAGAGTGGATGAGTGTTATTCTTCAGGCAGCACTACAGACTCTTCTTCTATCAGCTCTGAACTAGAG TGGGACTTTGAAGAGTCCACTCCGCAATGGAGTTCATCGAACCGAGACCAACAAAATCCAGAGGCATTCCCTCTGCAGGAGTGCATGGCAGATCAGAGGTTAAAGTGTGATAGGTCAAGATTTCATGCCTGCTTCTGCAACAGTGGTGGCCTGGAGGAGCAGAGAGTTACTGCATCACCTGACGTTAACTAG
- the tmem44 gene encoding transmembrane protein 44 isoform X2, protein MDKTKFLNALYWWEDVSSCFYTGHSGCISGALGVLSVLSLVLSYCVRVRMISRRRRQNSLAVCLLFGMGGYVYLGKVAHHSQPLTSTSLTSRRLLSIFLHDRIELLGYVLGLLSFAISWTSRFPFFLKASRGEMSNLLHVSSRVLSALAGAFYASAILIYDTRLESIVRALPWILSGVCCAILDVAILIISCYRIHYKCHLVRPLDSDAVSLLDRSHMPTSGQHYSKDRKHYLHTRKSSCPKMTERGHYMDFNIQPVRKVCLKEVTITREGSADNQPLKRSVKVVRVDECYSSGSTTDSSSISSELEWDFEESTPQWSSSNRDQQNPEAFPLQECMADQRLKCDRSRFHACFCNSGGLEEQRVTASPDVN, encoded by the exons ATGGATAAAACAAAATTCTTAAACGCTCTGTACTGGTGGGAAGACGTCTCCAGCTGCTTTTACACAGGACACAGCGGCTGTATCTCAGGAGCTCTCGGCGTCTTGTCTGTGTTATCACTGGTATTGTCGTACTGCGT GAGAGTGAGAATGATAAGCAGAAGAAGGAGGCAGAACTCTCTTGCTGTGTGCCTGCTGTTTGGAATGGGAGGATATGTTTACCTTGGCAAAGTTGCACACCACAGCCAGCCACTCACTAGCACATCTCTGACCAGCAGGAGGCTACTGAGCATCTTCCTGCAT GACCGTATTGAACTCCTTGGTTATGTGCTTGGTCTTCTGTCCTTTGCCATCAGCTGGACCTCCAGGTTTCCCTTTTTCCTCAAAGCT AGCAGAGGAGAGATGAGCAATCTACTGCACGTGTCCTCAAGGGTGTTGAGTGCTTTGGCTGGCGCCTTTTATGCTTCTGCCATACTCATTTATGACACACGACTGGAGTCCATTGTCAGAGCCCTGCCATGGATCCTCTCAGGAGTCTGCTGTGCCATTTTGGACGTTGCt ATTCTGATCATCTCTTGTTACAGAATACATTATAAGTGTCACCTTGTTCGGCCTCTAGATTCGGATGCTGTGTCCCTTTTGGACCGATCCCATATGCCTACTTCTGGCCAACATTACTCCAAAGACAGAAAGCACTATCTTCACACACGGAAGAGCAGCTGTCCaaaaatgacagagaggggACATTACATGGATTTTAACATACAGCCTGTTCGAAAG GTGTGTCTGAAAGAGGTAACGATCACTCGGGAGGGCTCTGCAGATAACCAGCCTCTGAAGAGGTCTGTGAAGGTGGTCAGAGTGGATGAGTGTTATTCTTCAGGCAGCACTACAGACTCTTCTTCTATCAGCTCTGAACTAGAG TGGGACTTTGAAGAGTCCACTCCGCAATGGAGTTCATCGAACCGAGACCAACAAAATCCAGAGGCATTCCCTCTGCAGGAGTGCATGGCAGATCAGAGGTTAAAGTGTGATAGGTCAAGATTTCATGCCTGCTTCTGCAACAGTGGTGGCCTGGAGGAGCAGAGAGTTACTGCATCACCTGACGTTAACTAG